The genomic window TTTGTTATTATTGCGGAAGCAGTTTGTCAGAAATAAAACCCTCAGTACAATATGAGGCAGATTTTGGTGAAAGTTTTGGTAAAAAACCGCGATAGACGCTTAGGTGGGAGAGAGACAATAGAATCAACAGAAATTGCGATTCTCTGCGCACAAATTGCCGATGACAAAAAGGCGGAGGATATTCTGGTATTTGACGTGCGGGGTTTAACCGTTATTACCGATTTCTTTGTTCTGTGCAGTGGTATTAACAAACGGCAATTGCAGGGTATCGCAAGAGAGATAGAATTAAAGCTGCATAGTTATGGTATCCATGGGGTTGGCATGGAAGGATATCAGGATGCCCGATGGATACTCATGGACTATGGGGATGTCATCATGCATCTCTTTGATAAAGAAACACGTCACTTTTATGACCTGGAACTCTTGTGGGGAGATGCACCCAAGTTGTCATGGAAGGCCAATACTTAAAATGACGAGTATTTGGAATAGGTATTCTTTTGCGTCCGGGAAGGAGTTGCCAGGCCTGAAATGCCTAACTTTTGCGCCCTTTTAATATTCTTAATTCTCCGGCTTTCCTCACGACGTTTCCTTTCAGAAGGTTTTTCGAAATAAGCAATACGTTTTGATTGATTAATGATGCCTTCTTTATCACACATCTTTTTAAATCTTCGTAGCGCTTCGCGTATATTTTCGTCTGACGTTATTTGTATTTTTGCCATAAATAAACCATGCATCCTTTCTAAAAAGTGATAATAATAATTTTATTCATTCAATACGAAGTTTATCATTTTAATTTATCTCATATTCCACGTCAAGGAAAAACTCCGGTTTTAACAACGCCTGGCTTCTATCTCTGTGCCCGTAAAAAAAGCTATTACTAAGCTGGTAAATAACCAGCACCTGACTGTAGAAGAAAGTCTGGCAGCGATGACGCATGTCATGGAAGGGAATGCCACCGATGCACAGATCGCCTCTTTTATCACCGCCCTGCGTATGAAGGGAGAGACGGTTGATGAAATTACCGGATGCACCCTTGCCATGAGAAAAAGGGCAGTGAAACTCGT from Candidatus Brocadia sp. includes these protein-coding regions:
- the rpsU gene encoding 30S ribosomal protein S21 encodes the protein MAKIQITSDENIREALRRFKKMCDKEGIINQSKRIAYFEKPSERKRREESRRIKNIKRAQKLGISGLATPSRTQKNTYSKYSSF
- the rsfS gene encoding ribosome silencing factor; its protein translation is MKVLVKNRDRRLGGRETIESTEIAILCAQIADDKKAEDILVFDVRGLTVITDFFVLCSGINKRQLQGIAREIELKLHSYGIHGVGMEGYQDARWILMDYGDVIMHLFDKETRHFYDLELLWGDAPKLSWKANT